From the Neoarius graeffei isolate fNeoGra1 chromosome 1, fNeoGra1.pri, whole genome shotgun sequence genome, one window contains:
- the kdm6ba gene encoding lysine-specific demethylase 6B isoform X1 yields the protein MHHTVEQFGVRGSRDPYSLDGLNRGPWAPMGGPAWPPPPSRCSPGGQPQFLPHVPPNHMTGLNHPSKFYNSGPVARGGEKLDLSQALLPGLHRDVRVPSTSPRSWDPLGQHFEPLSSDDHTRLHNGYNAGPPAHLTARANKLLKYGSPPLQHGSRPMPPVPDSWEQSHQQQQPPRGPYSHAGQLKRPAPPLGEHSVIQHTPLSLSRPNEDCPSPSKRKRSSDLEQRMMAQYSGSVGTSLPLLQQPQSHYPPLQKGSATWPPVGRKTDHNEFQDLRKQDMGDCSYKQFPSSKPSPISPPPITSARSYEQGRGPPHQPLKSSQSPQSLESSSHNVHLHQTTFPFPNKSSAQTPGEHQAIPTHKMHPSGVRSTGSQAPRPQPSLSLADRECPVPTPAHHTAVPYSHPKFQPHPGLIPTTSPSSNSGTQAAAPQCNPPKPWRNQIKHDNQASELGPYRRSVDSQVSFSSLQQQQSRTGQNQDEGISRARAPVITSTMPSLEPSGPPCSMGLYSSVDTAPTMSSVPSTNSSVVSNVKSWKTAHPSALVSNTNQTPSAQGLPHQEHQRAQSGTISQSNHQQKAKFQHQEPHLPHQGQDRSHYNPKVSSAPSSLSSGFQRSGNSVITSKAIDNLLQAASSPLHHTQPAVSITVNAAPQQQSNSLHHELPHQTAPVLSQVPPAQTYQRPCHQPTISSPQSIQEALEKLDSELQDHMRAEERRKEQEEVERKNNRESNKVRNKKVNEESTTENLDSLLSNTATDPPPPCLSPAITPSTVSPPTQTSPPFPWLSRGGVPTRQPAPGANPVERSQPPPLTPQTDYAREKQRQREQWNASVTPASQNTSGIPTSIYSSKPVPTDSSNKTIQTTSCSSKVSTMQKTSHNIKAMGSVSNLQEPPKLYQAFPKDTLLSSSKDTSPTTLHKQTSGGLGSLDSSASSTSGDSDSAQFEEEPSELLPDGLANIMKMLDESIKKEEELYSGQSDGQPDPEIPFSLTVAPIKSYSFAPDLMPALKQPSTEDYSTDTHASPPVLSRQGSLASPCSRTSSLEEDEDTLKIIQKSDSTVGTQSQDGGVGITGSSYRHSDLAKLYGLSEGVKSECEEEEEEAEQEDDTPSCSPPPTRPHLHQTGVNSMFKNLASVLESQKYAYRGGPFGRPPPSALVGVKYSSSLSLGPDICRQQSTSPTSGSTNHPGFSHQAQPSVNSTFEQTHHLSPSGSTPERKDVIVYQSDFSGCEEDEEVRKGLMDEDDPSIVKDSTEVERKPKLTTISESSLAELGRSCEVMLNRHNLPSMMSSSDHNKKQRLHVPEKDKKRERNYNQEKKHKRSSSSKKREERKEKKKRHREKQENMSLSSSSSRRHKEGKPHKEKRGHIDSQKKELWEKERETKKKKEEGGEKEEWVCRNKEKSFKSISSSLDHTSSSPALGSADFQKLKALTDGPPKELKIRLIKVESGDRETFIASEVEEKRIPLGEITIKNTASEIIRSCKGARIKGKFKESYLLPTFSVKPVMTMEHSIPREKLNPPTPSIYLESKRDAFSPVLLQFCTDSKNPITVIRGLAGSLRLNLGLFSTKSLVEANGEHAVEVRTQVQQPADENWDPSGTGQIWPCESSRSHTTIAKYAQYQASSFQESLQEEKGSDDEDYDDEDEKKPVINSDSIGSNSSSSGFSSEQKPVGKIIKFGTNIDLSDPKRWKPQLQELQKLPAFMRVSSSGNMLSHVGHTILGMNSVQLYMKVPGSRTPGHQENNNFCSVNINIGPGDCEWFAVHENYWESISNICEKHGVDYLTGSWWPVLEDLYNSNIPVYRFIQRPGDLVWINAGTVHWVQAVGWCNNIAWNVGPLNAYQYQLALERFEWNEVKKVKSIVPMIHVSWNVARTVKVTDPDTYKMIKHCLLQSLKHIQILRDQLVALGKKISYQSRVKDEPAYYCNECDVEVFDLLFVTSESGSKKLYVVHCEDCAKQRNPNLSNVVVLEQYRIEDLMNTYDTFSLASSSR from the exons ATGCATCACACCGTGGAACAATTTGGCGTGCGCGGCTCACGGGACCCTTATTCTCTGGATGGACTCAACCGGGGACCATGGGCTCCCATGGGtggtcctgcctggcctcctcctCCTTCCAG GTGCTCACCTGGTGGTCAACCTCAGTTCCTCCCTCACGTCCCACCCAATCACATGACCGGACTAAATCATCCAAGTAAATTTTACAACAGTGG GCCCGTGGCACGTGGTGGGGAAAAGCTGGACCTATCTCAGGCCTTGTTGCCAGGGTTACACAGGGATGTCCGGGTGCCCTCAACCTCTCCCCGGTCATGGGATCCACTTGGTCAGCATTTTGAGCCATTGTCCAGTGATGATCACACCCGTCTCCACAACGGATACAATGCTGGACCACCTGCACACCTCACAGCCCGAGCCAACAAGCTGTTAAAA TATGGTTCCCCTCCTTTGCAACATGGTTCTAGGCCCATGCCGCCAGTCCCTGATTCGTGGGAACAGTCTCATCAGCAGCAACAACCACCCAGGGGCCCTTATTCTCATGCTGGCCAGTTAAAGCGGCCAGCGCCTCCTCTGGGAGAGCACTCGGTCATCCAGCACACCCCTCTGTCCCTAAGCAGGCCTAATGAGGACTGTCCTAGCCCAAGCAAGAGGAAGAGGAGTTCTGACTTAGAACAG CGCATGATGGCCCAGTACTCAGGGTCAGTGGGAACTTCACTGCCCTTGCTGCAGCAGCCTCAGTCCCATTATCCCCCTCTGCAAAAGGGCTCAGCAACTTGGCCCCCAGTAGGACGCAAGACGGACCACAATGAGTTTCAG GACTTGCGCAAACAAGACATGGGTGACTGCAGTTACAAGCAGTTCCCATCCTCCAAACCTTCACCCATCTCTCCACCTCCCATCACTTCTGCCAGAAGCTATGAACAAGGCCGTGGTCCTCCGCACCAACCCCTTAAGTCTTCTCAATCACCACAGTCTCTGGAGTCCTCCTCTCACAATGTCCACCTCCACCAAACTACATTCCCCTTCCCAAACAAGTCTTCTGCTCAGACCCCAGGAGAGCACCAGGCCATTCCCACCCACAAAATGCATCCTTCTGGGGTGAGGTCTACTGGCAGCCAGGCACCCCGGCCACAACCTTCATTGTCCTTGGCTGATCGAGAATGCCCTGTCCCCACACCAGCACACCACACCGCCGTGCCTTACAGCCACCCCAAATTCCAGCCCCATCCAGGGCTGATTCCCACCACCAGCCCCTCTTCCAACAGCGGAACACAAGCCGCAGCACCTCAATGCAACCCTCCTAAGCCCTGGAGAAACCAGATCAAACATGATAACCAGGCCTCA GAGCTGGGTCCTTATCGCAGATCGGTAGACTCTCAGGTTTCCTTTTCATCTCTGCAGCAACAGCAGAGTAGAACTGGGCAGAATCAGGATGAAGGCATCTCTCGGGCTCGGGCACCAGTTATCACCTCCACAATGCCATCCCTGGAACCTTCAGGTCCTCCTTGTTCTATGGGACTCTACAGTAGCGTGGACACTGCGCCCACCATGAGCTCAGTGCCCTCTACTAACAGTTCTGTGGTCAGCAACGTTAAAAGCTGGAAGACTGCACACCCTTCAGCACTAGTCTCAAACACCAATCAGACTCCGTCTGCACAAGGTCTCCCACACCAAGAGCATCAAAGAGCCCAGTCTGGCACCATAAGCCAGTCAAACCACCAACAGAAGGCAAAATTTCAACATCAAGAACCCCATCTACCCCACCAAGGGCAAGACAGATCCCATTACAACCCAAAAGTGTCCTCAGCTCCTTCCTCTCTCAGCTCAGGGTTTCAGAGATCAGGAAATAGTGTCATCACCAGCAAGGCCATTGATAACCTCTTGCAGGCTGCAAGTTCACCCCTTCATCACACACAGCCTGCAGTGTCCATCACTGTGAACGCAGCCCCTCAACAACAGTCTAACTCTTTGCATCATGAACTGCCTCACCAGACAGCCCCAGTCTTATCTCAGGTGCCACCTGCCCAAACATATCAAAGGCCATGTCATCAACCTACCATCTCTAGTCCCCAGTCCATTCAAGAAGCACTTGAAAAGCTTGATTCTGAGCTTCAGGACCATATGCGAGCTGAAGAGAGAAGAAAGGAACAAGAGGAAGTGGAGAGAAAAAACAATAGGGAGAGTAATAAAGTAAGAAACAAAAAGGTCAATGAGGAGTCCACAACTGAGAATCTGGACAGCTTACTGTCAAATACTGCTACTGATCCACCCCCTCCGTGCCTGTCTCCAGCCATTACACCTTCCACAGTTTCACCACCAACCCAGACATCCCCACCTTTTCCCTGGCTGAGTAGGGGAGGTGTGCCTACACGTCAACCAGCACCTGGTGCAAATCCTGTAGAAAGGTCTCAACCGCCTCCTCTCACCCCTCAAACAGACTATGCCCGTGAAAAGCAGAGGCAGAGAGAGCAATGGAATGCTTCGGTCACTCCTGCTTCACAGAATACCTCAGGGATTCCTACATCTATATATTCCTCCAAACCTGTCCCGACAGattcttcaaataaaacaattCAGACAACCTCCTGTTCATCCAAAGTCTCTACCATGCAGAAGACCTCTCATAATATTAAAGCTATGGGTTCTGTCTCAAACCTCCAAGAGCCCCCCAAACTCTACCAGGCCTTTCCCAAGGACACGCTACTATCTTCTTCAAAAGACACAAGTCCAACTACTTTGCACAAGCAGACAAGTGGTGGGCTAGGCAGTTTAGACAGCAGTGCCAGTAGCACCAGTGGAGATTCAGATAGTGCCCAGTTTGAGGAGGAACCTTCCGAGCTCTTGCCTGATGGTTTGGCAAACATTATGAAGATGTTGGATGAGTCCATTAAGAAGGAGGAGGAACTATATTCTGGCCAGAGTGATGGGCAGCCTGACCCAGAGATACCCTTTTCTCTTACAGTGGCACCCATAAAGAGTTATTCATTTGCTCCTGACCTCATGCCTGCCCTGAAACAGCCATCTACAGAGGATTATTCAACGGACACCCATGCTAGCCCACCTGTCCTGAGTCGTCAGGGATCTTTGGCATCCCCTTGCAGCCGTACATCTTCACTTGAAGAAGATGAGGACACACTAAAAATCATCCAAAAATCTGACAGTACTGTCGGTACTCAATCTCAAGATGGTGGTGTTGGCATCACAGGAAGTAGTTATCGCCATAGTGACTTGGCTAAGCTTTATGGACTATCGGAGGgagtgaagagtgagtgtgaggaggaggaggaagaagcagAACAAGAGGACGATACACCTTCCTGTTCTCCACCACCTACAAGGCCACACCTGCATCAGACAGGTGTGAACAGCATGTTTAAAAACTTGGCCTCTGTGCTGGAGAGCCAGAAGTATGCCTaccgtggaggaccatttggtcgaCCACCACCTTCAGCTCTGGTAGGAGTGAAGTATTCTTCATCACTTTCATTGGGCCCAGATATCTGCAGACAACAAAGCACTTCTCCCACATCAGGCTCAACCAATCATCCAGGCTTTAGTCATCAAGCCCAACCCTCAGTGAATTCTACCTTTGAACAAACCCATCATCTCTCACCATCAGGATCAACACCagaaagaaaagatgttataGTCTATCAGTCGGATTTCTCTGGATGTGAGGAGGATGAAGAAGTGAGAAAGGGGCTGATGGATGAAGATGATCCTAGTATTGTAAAGGACTCCACAGAGGTAGAGAGGAAGCCTAAGCTCACCACAATCTCAGAATCGTCGCTTGCAGAGCTGGGCCGTAGTTGTGAGGTGATGCTAAACCGACACAATCTCCCCTCAATGATGTCATCATCAGACCACAATAAGAAACAGAGACTGCACGTACCTGAAAAAGACAAGAAGAGAGAGCGCAACTATAACCAGGAGAAGAAACACAAACGCAGCAGCAGTAGCAAAAAACgtgaggaaaggaaagagaaaaagaaaagacacagagaaaaacaagaaaatatgTCCCTGTCTTCTTCTTCAAGCCGAAGGCACAAGGAAGGCAAACCACATAAAGAGAAAAGAGGCCACATAGATAGTCAGAAAAAGGAGCTctgggagaaagaaagagaaacaaagaaaaagaaagaggaaggAGGTGAAAAAGAGGAATGGGTATGCCGGAACAAGGAGAAGAGTTTTAAATCAATAAGTTCTTCATTGGATCATACATCGTCTTCACCTGCACTGGGTTCTGCAGACTTCCAGAAGTTAAAAGCTCTGACAGATGGCCCACCCAAAGAGCTGAAGATTCGTCTGATTAAAGTGGAAAGTGGAGATAGAGAAACCTTCATTGCCTCTGAAGTTGAGGAAAAGAGAATTCCACTTGGGGAGATCACCATCAAAAACACAGCCAGTGAAATCATCAGATCGTGCAA GGGTGCCCGCATTAAGGGGAAATTCAAGGAATCCTATTTACTTCCGACTTTCTCTGTGAAACCGGTTATGACCATGGAGCACTCGATCCCACGGGAAAAGCTCAACCCTCCTACACCAAGTATCTAT CTGGAGAGCAAGAGGGACGCTTTCTCTCCTGTGCTGCTTCAGTTCTGTACAGACTCCAAGAACCCAATTACTGTCATCAGAGGCCTCGCAGGCTCTCTCAGATTGA ATTTGGGTCTCTTCTCCACAAAATCGCTGGTGGAGGCAAATGGAGAACATGCAGTGGAGGTGAGAACTCAGGTGCAGCAACCAGCTGATGAGAACTGGGATCCCAGCGGCACTGGGCAAATCTGGCCATGCGAGAGCAGCCGATCACACACCACCATAGCCAAATATGCCCAGTATCAGGCCTCCAGCTTCCAGGAAAGCCTACAG GAAGAGAAAGGCAGTGATGATGAGGattatgatgatgaagatgagaaGAAACCTGTCATTAATTCAGACAGTATAGGCAGCAACTCCTCAAGCTCAGGCTTCAG CTCAGAGCAGAAACCTGTGGGGAAAATCATCAAATTTGGTACCAACATTGACCTCTCTGATCCCAAAAG GTGGAAGCCCCAGCTACAGGAGCTGCAGAAGTTGCCAGCATTCATGCGCGTGTCCTCCAGTGGCAATATGCTCAGTCATGTGGGTCACACCATCCTAGGCATGAATTCTGTACAGCTTTACATGAAGGTCCCTGGCAGTCGGACACCAG GCCACCAGGAAAACAATAATTTCTGCtctgtgaacattaacattggccctGGAGACTGTGAGTGGTTTGCTGTCCATGAAAACTACTGGGAATCCATCAGCAATATCTGTGAGAA GCATGGagtggattatttgactggctCTTGGTGGCCAGTGTTGGAGGATCTCTACAACTCCAATATTCCAGTGTACCGCTTCATCCAGAGGCCTGGAGACTTGGTATGGATCAATGCAGGCACGGTGCACTGGGTCCAGGCTGTGGGTTGGTGCAATAACATTGCATGGAACGTGGGTCCACTGAATG CGTACCAGTACCAATTGGCTCTAGAAAGGTTTGAATGGAATGAGGTGAAGAAGGTCAAATCCATTGTGCCCATGATTCATGTTTCCTGGAATGTGGCCCGCACAGTTAAAGTTACAGACCCCGACACTTACAAGATGATTAA ACACTGCCTTCTTCAGTCCCTGAAACACATTCAAATTCTGAGAGACCAGCTGGTAGCTTTAGGGAAGAAGATCTCTTACCAGAGCAGAGTAAAGGATGAACCAGCCTACTATTGCAATGAGTGTGAC GTGGAGGTTTTTGACTTGCTGTTTGTGACGAGTGAGAGTGGCAGTAAGAAGTTGTACGTGGTGCACTGTGAGGACTGTGCCAAGCAACGCAACCCCAATCTCTCCAACgtagtggtgctggaacaataccGTATTGAAGACCTGATGAACACTTACGACACCTTTAGCTTG GCCTCCAGCTCTCGGTGA
- the kdm6ba gene encoding lysine-specific demethylase 6B isoform X2 encodes MHHTVEQFGVRGSRDPYSLDGLNRGPWAPMGGPAWPPPPSRCSPGGQPQFLPHVPPNHMTGLNHPSKFYNSGPVARGGEKLDLSQALLPGLHRDVRVPSTSPRSWDPLGQHFEPLSSDDHTRLHNGYNAGPPAHLTARANKLLKYGSPPLQHGSRPMPPVPDSWEQSHQQQQPPRGPYSHAGQLKRPAPPLGEHSVIQHTPLSLSRPNEDCPSPSKRKRSSDLEQRMMAQYSGSVGTSLPLLQQPQSHYPPLQKGSATWPPVGRKTDHNEFQDLRKQDMGDCSYKQFPSSKPSPISPPPITSARSYEQGRGPPHQPLKSSQSPQSLESSSHNVHLHQTTFPFPNKSSAQTPGEHQAIPTHKMHPSGVRSTGSQAPRPQPSLSLADRECPVPTPAHHTAVPYSHPKFQPHPGLIPTTSPSSNSGTQAAAPQCNPPKPWRNQIKHDNQASELGPYRRSVDSQVSFSSLQQQQSRTGQNQDEGISRARAPVITSTMPSLEPSGPPCSMGLYSSVDTAPTMSSVPSTNSSVVSNVKSWKTAHPSALVSNTNQTPSAQGLPHQEHQRAQSGTISQSNHQQKAKFQHQEPHLPHQGQDRSHYNPKVSSAPSSLSSGFQRSGNSVITSKAIDNLLQAASSPLHHTQPAVSITVNAAPQQQSNSLHHELPHQTAPVLSQVPPAQTYQRPCHQPTISSPQSIQEALEKLDSELQDHMRAEERRKEQEEVERKNNRESNKVRNKKVNEESTTENLDSLLSNTATDPPPPCLSPAITPSTVSPPTQTSPPFPWLSRGGVPTRQPAPGANPVERSQPPPLTPQTDYAREKQRQREQWNASVTPASQNTSGIPTSIYSSKPVPTDSSNKTIQTTSCSSKVSTMQKTSHNIKAMGSVSNLQEPPKLYQAFPKDTLLSSSKDTSPTTLHKQTSGGLGSLDSSASSTSGDSDSAQFEEEPSELLPDGLANIMKMLDESIKKEEELYSGQSDGQPDPEIPFSLTVAPIKSYSFAPDLMPALKQPSTEDYSTDTHASPPVLSRQGSLASPCSRTSSLEEDEDTLKIIQKSDSTVGTQSQDGGVGITGSSYRHSDLAKLYGLSEGVKSECEEEEEEAEQEDDTPSCSPPPTRPHLHQTGVNSMFKNLASVLESQKYAYRGGPFGRPPPSALVGVKYSSSLSLGPDICRQQSTSPTSGSTNHPGFSHQAQPSVNSTFEQTHHLSPSGSTPERKDVIVYQSDFSGCEEDEEVRKGLMDEDDPSIVKDSTEVERKPKLTTISESSLAELGRSCEVMLNRHNLPSMMSSSDHNKKQRLHVPEKDKKRERNYNQEKKHKRSSSSKKREERKEKKKRHREKQENMSLSSSSSRRHKEGKPHKEKRGHIDSQKKELWEKERETKKKKEEGGEKEEWVCRNKEKSFKSISSSLDHTSSSPALGSADFQKLKALTDGPPKELKIRLIKVESGDRETFIASEVEEKRIPLGEITIKNTASEIIRSCKGARIKGKFKESYLLPTFSVKPVMTMEHSIPREKLNPPTPSIYLESKRDAFSPVLLQFCTDSKNPITVIRGLAGSLRLNLGLFSTKSLVEANGEHAVEVRTQVQQPADENWDPSGTGQIWPCESSRSHTTIAKYAQYQASSFQESLQEEKGSDDEDYDDEDEKKPVINSDSIGSNSSSSGFRAETCGENHQIWYQH; translated from the exons ATGCATCACACCGTGGAACAATTTGGCGTGCGCGGCTCACGGGACCCTTATTCTCTGGATGGACTCAACCGGGGACCATGGGCTCCCATGGGtggtcctgcctggcctcctcctCCTTCCAG GTGCTCACCTGGTGGTCAACCTCAGTTCCTCCCTCACGTCCCACCCAATCACATGACCGGACTAAATCATCCAAGTAAATTTTACAACAGTGG GCCCGTGGCACGTGGTGGGGAAAAGCTGGACCTATCTCAGGCCTTGTTGCCAGGGTTACACAGGGATGTCCGGGTGCCCTCAACCTCTCCCCGGTCATGGGATCCACTTGGTCAGCATTTTGAGCCATTGTCCAGTGATGATCACACCCGTCTCCACAACGGATACAATGCTGGACCACCTGCACACCTCACAGCCCGAGCCAACAAGCTGTTAAAA TATGGTTCCCCTCCTTTGCAACATGGTTCTAGGCCCATGCCGCCAGTCCCTGATTCGTGGGAACAGTCTCATCAGCAGCAACAACCACCCAGGGGCCCTTATTCTCATGCTGGCCAGTTAAAGCGGCCAGCGCCTCCTCTGGGAGAGCACTCGGTCATCCAGCACACCCCTCTGTCCCTAAGCAGGCCTAATGAGGACTGTCCTAGCCCAAGCAAGAGGAAGAGGAGTTCTGACTTAGAACAG CGCATGATGGCCCAGTACTCAGGGTCAGTGGGAACTTCACTGCCCTTGCTGCAGCAGCCTCAGTCCCATTATCCCCCTCTGCAAAAGGGCTCAGCAACTTGGCCCCCAGTAGGACGCAAGACGGACCACAATGAGTTTCAG GACTTGCGCAAACAAGACATGGGTGACTGCAGTTACAAGCAGTTCCCATCCTCCAAACCTTCACCCATCTCTCCACCTCCCATCACTTCTGCCAGAAGCTATGAACAAGGCCGTGGTCCTCCGCACCAACCCCTTAAGTCTTCTCAATCACCACAGTCTCTGGAGTCCTCCTCTCACAATGTCCACCTCCACCAAACTACATTCCCCTTCCCAAACAAGTCTTCTGCTCAGACCCCAGGAGAGCACCAGGCCATTCCCACCCACAAAATGCATCCTTCTGGGGTGAGGTCTACTGGCAGCCAGGCACCCCGGCCACAACCTTCATTGTCCTTGGCTGATCGAGAATGCCCTGTCCCCACACCAGCACACCACACCGCCGTGCCTTACAGCCACCCCAAATTCCAGCCCCATCCAGGGCTGATTCCCACCACCAGCCCCTCTTCCAACAGCGGAACACAAGCCGCAGCACCTCAATGCAACCCTCCTAAGCCCTGGAGAAACCAGATCAAACATGATAACCAGGCCTCA GAGCTGGGTCCTTATCGCAGATCGGTAGACTCTCAGGTTTCCTTTTCATCTCTGCAGCAACAGCAGAGTAGAACTGGGCAGAATCAGGATGAAGGCATCTCTCGGGCTCGGGCACCAGTTATCACCTCCACAATGCCATCCCTGGAACCTTCAGGTCCTCCTTGTTCTATGGGACTCTACAGTAGCGTGGACACTGCGCCCACCATGAGCTCAGTGCCCTCTACTAACAGTTCTGTGGTCAGCAACGTTAAAAGCTGGAAGACTGCACACCCTTCAGCACTAGTCTCAAACACCAATCAGACTCCGTCTGCACAAGGTCTCCCACACCAAGAGCATCAAAGAGCCCAGTCTGGCACCATAAGCCAGTCAAACCACCAACAGAAGGCAAAATTTCAACATCAAGAACCCCATCTACCCCACCAAGGGCAAGACAGATCCCATTACAACCCAAAAGTGTCCTCAGCTCCTTCCTCTCTCAGCTCAGGGTTTCAGAGATCAGGAAATAGTGTCATCACCAGCAAGGCCATTGATAACCTCTTGCAGGCTGCAAGTTCACCCCTTCATCACACACAGCCTGCAGTGTCCATCACTGTGAACGCAGCCCCTCAACAACAGTCTAACTCTTTGCATCATGAACTGCCTCACCAGACAGCCCCAGTCTTATCTCAGGTGCCACCTGCCCAAACATATCAAAGGCCATGTCATCAACCTACCATCTCTAGTCCCCAGTCCATTCAAGAAGCACTTGAAAAGCTTGATTCTGAGCTTCAGGACCATATGCGAGCTGAAGAGAGAAGAAAGGAACAAGAGGAAGTGGAGAGAAAAAACAATAGGGAGAGTAATAAAGTAAGAAACAAAAAGGTCAATGAGGAGTCCACAACTGAGAATCTGGACAGCTTACTGTCAAATACTGCTACTGATCCACCCCCTCCGTGCCTGTCTCCAGCCATTACACCTTCCACAGTTTCACCACCAACCCAGACATCCCCACCTTTTCCCTGGCTGAGTAGGGGAGGTGTGCCTACACGTCAACCAGCACCTGGTGCAAATCCTGTAGAAAGGTCTCAACCGCCTCCTCTCACCCCTCAAACAGACTATGCCCGTGAAAAGCAGAGGCAGAGAGAGCAATGGAATGCTTCGGTCACTCCTGCTTCACAGAATACCTCAGGGATTCCTACATCTATATATTCCTCCAAACCTGTCCCGACAGattcttcaaataaaacaattCAGACAACCTCCTGTTCATCCAAAGTCTCTACCATGCAGAAGACCTCTCATAATATTAAAGCTATGGGTTCTGTCTCAAACCTCCAAGAGCCCCCCAAACTCTACCAGGCCTTTCCCAAGGACACGCTACTATCTTCTTCAAAAGACACAAGTCCAACTACTTTGCACAAGCAGACAAGTGGTGGGCTAGGCAGTTTAGACAGCAGTGCCAGTAGCACCAGTGGAGATTCAGATAGTGCCCAGTTTGAGGAGGAACCTTCCGAGCTCTTGCCTGATGGTTTGGCAAACATTATGAAGATGTTGGATGAGTCCATTAAGAAGGAGGAGGAACTATATTCTGGCCAGAGTGATGGGCAGCCTGACCCAGAGATACCCTTTTCTCTTACAGTGGCACCCATAAAGAGTTATTCATTTGCTCCTGACCTCATGCCTGCCCTGAAACAGCCATCTACAGAGGATTATTCAACGGACACCCATGCTAGCCCACCTGTCCTGAGTCGTCAGGGATCTTTGGCATCCCCTTGCAGCCGTACATCTTCACTTGAAGAAGATGAGGACACACTAAAAATCATCCAAAAATCTGACAGTACTGTCGGTACTCAATCTCAAGATGGTGGTGTTGGCATCACAGGAAGTAGTTATCGCCATAGTGACTTGGCTAAGCTTTATGGACTATCGGAGGgagtgaagagtgagtgtgaggaggaggaggaagaagcagAACAAGAGGACGATACACCTTCCTGTTCTCCACCACCTACAAGGCCACACCTGCATCAGACAGGTGTGAACAGCATGTTTAAAAACTTGGCCTCTGTGCTGGAGAGCCAGAAGTATGCCTaccgtggaggaccatttggtcgaCCACCACCTTCAGCTCTGGTAGGAGTGAAGTATTCTTCATCACTTTCATTGGGCCCAGATATCTGCAGACAACAAAGCACTTCTCCCACATCAGGCTCAACCAATCATCCAGGCTTTAGTCATCAAGCCCAACCCTCAGTGAATTCTACCTTTGAACAAACCCATCATCTCTCACCATCAGGATCAACACCagaaagaaaagatgttataGTCTATCAGTCGGATTTCTCTGGATGTGAGGAGGATGAAGAAGTGAGAAAGGGGCTGATGGATGAAGATGATCCTAGTATTGTAAAGGACTCCACAGAGGTAGAGAGGAAGCCTAAGCTCACCACAATCTCAGAATCGTCGCTTGCAGAGCTGGGCCGTAGTTGTGAGGTGATGCTAAACCGACACAATCTCCCCTCAATGATGTCATCATCAGACCACAATAAGAAACAGAGACTGCACGTACCTGAAAAAGACAAGAAGAGAGAGCGCAACTATAACCAGGAGAAGAAACACAAACGCAGCAGCAGTAGCAAAAAACgtgaggaaaggaaagagaaaaagaaaagacacagagaaaaacaagaaaatatgTCCCTGTCTTCTTCTTCAAGCCGAAGGCACAAGGAAGGCAAACCACATAAAGAGAAAAGAGGCCACATAGATAGTCAGAAAAAGGAGCTctgggagaaagaaagagaaacaaagaaaaagaaagaggaaggAGGTGAAAAAGAGGAATGGGTATGCCGGAACAAGGAGAAGAGTTTTAAATCAATAAGTTCTTCATTGGATCATACATCGTCTTCACCTGCACTGGGTTCTGCAGACTTCCAGAAGTTAAAAGCTCTGACAGATGGCCCACCCAAAGAGCTGAAGATTCGTCTGATTAAAGTGGAAAGTGGAGATAGAGAAACCTTCATTGCCTCTGAAGTTGAGGAAAAGAGAATTCCACTTGGGGAGATCACCATCAAAAACACAGCCAGTGAAATCATCAGATCGTGCAA GGGTGCCCGCATTAAGGGGAAATTCAAGGAATCCTATTTACTTCCGACTTTCTCTGTGAAACCGGTTATGACCATGGAGCACTCGATCCCACGGGAAAAGCTCAACCCTCCTACACCAAGTATCTAT CTGGAGAGCAAGAGGGACGCTTTCTCTCCTGTGCTGCTTCAGTTCTGTACAGACTCCAAGAACCCAATTACTGTCATCAGAGGCCTCGCAGGCTCTCTCAGATTGA ATTTGGGTCTCTTCTCCACAAAATCGCTGGTGGAGGCAAATGGAGAACATGCAGTGGAGGTGAGAACTCAGGTGCAGCAACCAGCTGATGAGAACTGGGATCCCAGCGGCACTGGGCAAATCTGGCCATGCGAGAGCAGCCGATCACACACCACCATAGCCAAATATGCCCAGTATCAGGCCTCCAGCTTCCAGGAAAGCCTACAG GAAGAGAAAGGCAGTGATGATGAGGattatgatgatgaagatgagaaGAAACCTGTCATTAATTCAGACAGTATAGGCAGCAACTCCTCAAGCTCAGGCTTCAG AGCAGAAACCTGTGGGGAAAATCATCAAATTTGGTACCAACATTGA